A region of Mauremys mutica isolate MM-2020 ecotype Southern chromosome 2, ASM2049712v1, whole genome shotgun sequence DNA encodes the following proteins:
- the XIRP1 gene encoding xin actin-binding repeat-containing protein 1 codes for MERADKPRQPQSFHAAFGSPGSSSAHRAVALRRNSVSALVARYQNILDCESATSKQDNCKIMVRNVLQQASGGKPALPQGHSDDGSRNKSMENLTFHQTSSTAMNSRRLQTSFNTGKAASTSWLAAFPFATLQTASFSDSFRKTETGSSTVTTTQPLTQGAKPWTELSFSSTQSNSRRQQWSAATSIGKDSARKEVKLPGKSKTPIAQVPDTACDSAPGKRYERTRSILDNTRRILHQGHGKPSSPSVKERSALYLSETAAHAGSLPKSNTTKESAAHPLDSQKASKMAELQNQTSSKVNGKKMEEDLPPPPLQDSFQPSTSLAGSQDSNPLPPPKESFSKFYQQRQVNELKRLYRHMHPELRKNLEEAVTEDLAEMLNTEDPSAQASVNLDAVLPGEVQSMRWIFENWTLDSIGEHQATKKLAEEETIPSGDVKSTSRRFESQSLNGDRLSALTEVPMTVHTKGDVRTARWLFETQPLDSLNKMYSDETDVQEAVLKEPVQRGDVKGAKQLFETYSLEALGHYSSVEEQSILQLKSEIQELKGDVKKTIKLFQTEPLCAIRDKTGNIHEIKSVCREEIQSNAVRTARWLFETQPLDTINKDTSKVKIIRGISLEEAGRRDVSGARWMFETQPLDAIKELTVEESDFKASMDFVEGADVSKQRLLFETQPLDSLKGEVSDSGPAKEEVIGGDVKSTLWLFETQPMETLKDNFEVGHLKRVGLLEEERGDVKQRKHVFETCPLGSISKASSEDPPSASNVQEVMKGDVKSFKNLFETLPLDSIKQSDAEPITKQEEEIPAGNVKANQFLFETTPLYAIKDSFGNFHKVTSVSREQVMSGDVKNYKWMFETKPLDQFDDSTEKVDIIRGITKQEVIAGDVRTAKWLFETQPIDVIHHQANPTEEHSSVKREVTQRGDVKTCKWLFETQPIDTLYEKVEKKQEGESSVPQADVKSCTWMFETQPLDSLKGQEEQYLQVSKAYCQDDLQGVDVKTVRHLFETEPLVTNASSETDSKKMVRYSSHVEIQSGEVSRVKEFFETKPLDVPGKLAAAMKENGVPADGNIEAGSVHKFTWLFENFPMDTIKNNTEGIQEIPPEKDIEGGDIGGKRFIFETYSLDQIHDKVDETEIKRIQEETMSKASIKSCTMLFESLPLYAIQDKEGEYHEVTSVKKEEIMKGDLKGARWLFETKPLDQIKKEEEVFIIRAVTQEDIKKGDVQSARWRFETEPLDSFSGGKRSVARTVDDVQKGDVQSNKQLFESQQVSQKKYVRMVSVSDVQQGDVRTSTWLFENQPIDSLKGESEGSSSMTTVQREDSQKGDVKRCTWLFETQPMDSLKDPEGFASTHAPEVVPCADVKSTTWLFETTPLDKLSSSKHRTETEVKERTVRGTLEGLCACQAIQHDGILIEANDVGSVRMVKYQFSRQSTPEIQKEEIVGGNLQRIMLQLLHRTNVEPQGMLVEEDEEGKIKVSPLQLLDPSEADKSKEELRDDVAKALQSLLSQDASIKKGMVMQETEVGSVKMTIYSLLHHSVQQEVVKGDVKSTIGNLLASSQEQRMMATVKREDNEKGNVQLYTSCIEKGDLDYLKNLQRESEIESLVSSQAEQQPAELIQQDVQGANMPALQQEEPAEKVTADVGQGGIKGAKRVLMCEAVSKENKLEREAVHAGGQTLSLPTGMGKEDIVCGDIQASPQSLQKAKNGSRKAEREERVSRDVKEVKIAPQGAASTQVAAQKDDMARSQCSVAGETSQTTKKLEEQALGSDLQAAMQSLRLATAEAKSIQHQVQNKRHKSTEEIHLASKQQAPSIPGPVSLQSTVRQQECASGKQHQASATVRVQELSKSHASVPQKSMMSHKKVSTSEEVQGVQHLCQKSQVVPSADVSVKDGLCTAKPVKPYVNPFTESENKEQSVQEEREQDVMLRGDVKTAIRALQSAATEQRQVEKEDVVRGNLKATLQSLEKSNVNVSKGDFKAAMIYRNAGQSYSICKKENETQSISNQTAVVASGSQSDNDFPPPPPVAVMKTKCCPPTTQAREAAPSQPSKKDEALGCSAPMHNALPKTLTPTSTKANDQRPSEKPAIPPKPEITAPPRRKPIPPPKPERFLQEAPSHPASNSKGRLTKLVPPPLPPKPPGLSELSRAKTPPMNQAKDSCSADASAQAGCGDCHSKGCTPQSPVANAVTVKNSEKKAPKDIIKTPLQIAEERYKAIKEEQGRQESVDSKTSKPLKNRVTGSETEQVMTKEKAAAPRNCCPAEEIQGHRLSSGQENSCTLTSKQEWLDGYQTGLTNPESENKPSTSPKNQATLLRQGSAPALNASPKTESASMSSTNGPWDNQSTTQKTNQRRQEEPSASSHQHSRDLFKEQQQVNSRQGGHLEMKREQLAQKPVVVMREKACRETEDERRKRLSFHKEEIMKGSVKEAMEIFENLRRQEELQEILTRVKEFEEETFKVDVKALKSFFENVPEWVVHQKPHQVTQQHKAEKTEQMAKEDSDSVSSVELAFEDLERASAEIIHLKEQTLARLLDIEEAIRKALYSVSNLKSESDIAGLSGLFKESLGNAQSPTTSNNIRKISIVSSKAKQEKAAQGTLNAASVGSANESEKTEMPKGELEVPCIIQQRVNSPSSPSYISIESAARKPAESPRMAYSPWDAPLPDYPNMPGKGDTFTQDIFNSLTRKSVGSGGCNPAPLENEHEPIQMKIGSNSIRQHHLSNERHLSGNSDKETCAPDSSKGSCHGAIKGGFSDYKAPLNISSPQNPRRQKSILELQTGPDGSKLYGATRTVTEQYEEVDEFGNKIITSSTTVTKQAETQTSSTCNVVSPPRYEITASPLLRRYLNSPGEDFHSNGSFQETGVVFVTFGNSKPKK; via the exons ATGAGAGGACACGGTCAATTTTAGACAACACTAGACGCATACTGCACCAAGGACACGGgaaaccctcctccccctccgTGAAGGAGCGGTCAGCTCTCTATCTGTCTGAGACAGCTGCTCACGCAGGCAGCCTCCCAAAGTCT AATACCACAAAGGAGAGCGCAGCTCATCCTCTGGACAGCCAGAAAGCAAGCAAG ATGGCAGAGCTTCAGAACCAGACGTCATCTAAAGTGAATGGCAAGAAAATGGAAGAGGACTtaccgccccctcccctgcaagacTCATTCCAGCCCTCTACTtccctggctgggagccaggattcaaACCCACTGCCTCCCCCTAAGGAATCCTTCTCAAAGTTCTACCAGCAGCGCCAGGTGAATGAGCTAAAGAGGCTCTACAGGCACATGCATCCTGAGCTGAGGAAGAACCTGGAGGAAGCTGTGACTGAGGATCTGGCGGAAATGCTCAACACGGAAGATCCCAGTGCCCAGGCCTCCGTGAATCTGGATGCAGTGCTCCCGGGGGAGGTTCAGTCCATGCGCTGGATCTTCGAAAACTGGACGCTAGACTCTATCGGGGAGCATCAAGCCACCAAGAAGTTGGCAGAGGAGGAAACCATCCCAAGCGGGGATGTGAAAAGCACCTCCAGGAGGTTCGAAAGCCAGTCGTTAAACGGAGACAGGCTATCTGCGTTGACCGAAGTGCCCATGACAGTCCACACCAAAGGGGACGTGCGTACAGCCCGGTGGCTGTTTGAAACCCAGCCGCTGGACTCCTTAAACAAAATGTACTCAGATGAAACAGACGTGCAGGAGGCAGTTCTCAAGGAGCCTGTTCAAAGAGGGGACGTGAAAGGTGCCAAGCAACTCTTTGAAACCTACTCCCTGGAAGCGCTGGGCCACTACAGCTCAGTGGAGGAGCAGAGTATCCTGCAGCTCAAATCAGAAATCCAGGAGCTAAAGGGCGATGTCAAGAAAACCATCAAGCTGTTCCAGACCGAGCCACTCTGTGCCATCAGAGACAAAACCGGCAACATCCACGAGATCAAATCCGTCTGCAGAGAAGAAATACAGAGCAATGCGGTCAGGACAGCTCGCTGGCTGTTTGAGACTCAGCCACTGGATACCATCAACAAGGACACCTCCAAAGTGAAAATTATCCGGGGGATTTCATTAGAAGAGGCAGGAAGGAGGGATGTCAGTGGAGCAAGGTGGATGTTTGAAACTCAGCCACTTGATGCAATCAAAGAATTGACAGTGGAAGAAAGTGATTTCAAGGCTTCCATGGATTTCGTTGAAGGGGCAGATGTCAGTAAGCAGCGCCTACTTTTTGAGACCCAGCCTCTTGACTCTCTGAAAGGAGAAGTCTCAGACAGCGGCCCAGCCAAGGAAGAAGTCATCGGTGGTGACGTGAAATCTACACTCTGGCTGTTTGAAACCCAACCAATGGAAACCCTGAAAGATAATTTTGAAGTGGGCCATTTAAAGAGAGTGGGGCTTTTGGAAGAGGAGAGGGGGGATGTGAAGCAAAGAAAGCATGTCTTTGAGACCTGTCCCCTTGGCAGCATCTCCAAGGCATCCTCTGAAGACCCCCCCTCAGCCTCTAACGTACAAGAGGTGATGAAAGGAGATGTAAAATCTTTCAAGAACCTGTTTGAGACTCTCCCATTAGACAGCATTAAGCAGTCTGATGCTGAGCCTATCACCAAACAAGAAGAGGAGATACCAGCTGGGAACGTCAAAGCCAACCAGTTCCTGTTTGAGACAACACCTTTGTACGCCATCAAAGACAGCTTTGGAAACTTCCACAAGGTCACCTCTGTAAGCAGAGAGCAGGTCATGAGCGGCGATGTCAAGAACTACAAATGGATGTTTGAAACCAAACCTTTGGACCAGTTTGATGACAGCACTGAGAAGGTGGATATAATCAGAGGGATCACAAAGCAGGAAGTGATAGCTGGTGATGTCAGAACAGCAAAATGGCTCTTTGAAACCCAGCCCATTGATGTCATCCATCACCAAGCCAACCCAACAGAAGAGCACTCCTCGGTGAAAAGAGAGGTTACCCAGCGGGGTGATGTAAAGACTTGCAAGTGGCTGTTTGAGACACAGCCCATTGACACCCTATATGAGAAAGTGGAGAAAAAGCAGGAAGGGGAAAGCTCTGTACCACAGGCTGACGTTAAGTCGTGCACGTGGATGTTTGAGACCCAGCCCCTGGACTCCCTGAAAGGCCAGGAGGAGCAGTATTTGCAGGTCAGCAAAGCATACTGCCAAGATGACTTACAAGGAGTTGATGTCAAAACTGTCAGACATCTGTTTGAGACTGAACCACTGGTCACCAATGCCTCCAGTGAGACTGACTCAAAGAAAATGGTCAGGTACTCCAGCCACGTGGAGATACAGTCAGGGGAAGTGTCTCGGGTGAAGGAGTTCTTTGAAACCAAGCCCCTGGATGTACCGGGTAAACTGGCTGCAGCCATGAAGGAGAATGGAGTCCCTGCAGATGGGAACATCGAAGCTGGATCAGTGCACAAGTTCACCTGGCTCTTTGAGAACTTCCCCATGGATACTATAAAGAACAACACTGAGGGCATCCAAGAAATCCCCCCCGAGAAGGATATCGAGGGCGGGGACATCGGAGGCAAGAGGTTCATTTTTGAGACCTATTCCCTAGACCAGATTCATGACAAGGTGGATGAGACGGAGATCAAGAGGATTCAGGAGGAGACAATGAGCAAAGCCAGCATCAAGTCCTGCACCATGCTCTTTGAGAGCCTCCCCCTATATGCCATCCAGGACAAGGAGGGGGAATACCATGAGGTCACCTCAGTGAAGAAGGAAGAAATAATGAAAGGCGACTTGAAAGGTGCCCGGTGGCTCTTCGAAACCAAACCTCTGGATCAAATCAAGAAGGAGGAGGAAGTGTTCATCATCAGGGCTGTCACCCAAGAGGACATCAAGAAAGGGGATGTCCAGTCTGCCCGATGGAGGTTTGAGACAGAGCCTCTTGATTCCTTCTCTGGGGGGAAGAGGTCTGTGGCCAGGACAGTGGATGATGTACAGAAAGGAGACGTCCAGTCCAACAAGCAGCTTTTCGAGTCTCAGCAGGTGAGCCAGAAGAAATATGTGAGGATGGTCAGCGTCAGCGACGTCCAGCAGGGTGACGTGAGGACATCCACCTGGCTTTTTGAGAACCAGCCCATCGATTCCCTGAAGGGAGAGTCTGAAGGAAGCTCCAGCATGACCACTGTGCAGAGAGAAGACAGCCAGAAAGGGGATGTGAAGCGCTGCACCTGGCTGTTTGAAACTCAGCCCATGGACAGTCTCAAAGACCCTGAGGGGTTTGCCAGCACCCATGCCCCAGAGGTGGTCCCTTGTGCTGATGTGAAGAGCACAACGTGGCTGTTTGAAACCACCCCTCTGGATAAACTCAGCTCTTCTAAACACAGAACTGAAACTGAGGTGAAAGAGAGGACAGTGAGGGGGACTTTGGAAGGCCTCTGCGCCTGCCAAGCCATCCAGCATGACGGGATCCTCATCGAAGCCAATGACGTAGGGAGCGTGAGGATGGTGAAGTACCAGTTCAGCAGGCAAAGTACTCCAGAGATCCAAAAGGAAGAGATTGTGGGAGGCAATTTGCAAAGGATCATGCTGCAACTACTGCACAGGACCAATGTGgagccccaggggatgctggtggaggaggacgaggagggCAAGATCAAAGTCAGCCCGCTGCAGCTACTGGACCCAAGCGAAGCCGATAAAAGCAAAGAGGAGTTGAGGGATGATGTTGCTAAGGCTCTCCAAAGTCTCCTTAGCCAAGATGCCTCCATCAAAAAGGGAATGGTCATGCAAGAGACAGAGGTGGGGTCAGTGAAGATGACTATCtactccctcctgcaccactCCGTCCAGCAGGAAGTTGTCAAGGGGGATGTGAAGTCAACTATAGGGAACCTGCTGGCTTCCTCACAAGAGCAGAGGATGATGGCAACCGTCAAACGGGAAGACAACGAGAAGGGGAATGTCCAGTTGTACACCAGCTGCATCGAGAAGGGAGACCTGGACTATCTAAAGAACCTGCAGCGGGAGTCCGAGATAGAGTCCCTCGTCTCCTCTCAAgcagagcagcagccagctgAACTCATCCAGCAGGATGTGCAAGGGGCTAATATGCCTGCCTTGCAACAGGAAGAGCCAGCAGAAAAAGTGACTGCAGATGTAGGACAAGGGGGCATTAAGGGGGCTAAAAGAGTGCTCATGTGTGAAGCTGTTAGCAAAGAGAACAAGTTAGAAAGAGAGGCAGTGCATGCAGGTGGACAAACCCTGAGCCTGCCCACAGGGATGGGAAAGGAAGATATTGTGTGTGGGGATATTCAGGCGAGCCCACAGTCACTGCAAAAGGCTAAGAATGGCAGcaggaaggcagagagagaggagagagtctCTAGAGATGTGAAGGAAGTAAAGATTGCACCACAGGGAGCAGCCTCCACCCAAGTGGCAGCTCAGAAAGATGACATGGCCAGAAGCCAGTGTTCAGTGGCAGGGGAAACCAGCCAGACGACAAAAAAACTGGAGGAGCAGGCCCTTGGAAGTGATCTTCAAGCCGCAATGCAGAGTCTGAggctggccacagctgaggcgaAAAGCATTCAGCACCAAGTCCAGAATAAGCGCCACAAGAGCACGGAGGAAATCCATCTCGCCTCTAAGCAGCAGGCACCCAGCATTCCGGGGCCAGTGAGCCTGCAATCAACTGTTCGCCAACAGGAATGTGCATCTGGCAAGCAGCATCAAGCCAGTGCCACCGTCAGAGTCCAGGAGTTATCCAAGTCCCACGCAAGTGTGCCTCAGAAGAGCATGATGTCTCACAAAAAGGTCAGTACTTCCGAGGAAGTACAGGGAGTGCAGCATTTGTGCCAGAAAAGCCAAGTTGTACCTAGTGCAGATGTTAGCGTTAAGGATGGTCTGTGTACTGCCAAGCCAGTGAAACCCTATGTAAACCCTTTTACTGAGTCTGAGAACAAAGAGCAATCAGTGCAAGAAGAAAGAGAGCAAGATGTTATGCTCAGAGGGGATGTAAAGACAGCTATCAGAGCACTGCAAAGTGCTGCGACAGAACAGAGACAAGTAGAGAAGGAGGATGTTGTTCGAGGTAACTTAAAGGCCACTCTTCAGTCGCTGGAGAAGTCTAACGTTAATGTCTCCAAAGGGGATTTTAAAGCCGCTATGATATACAGAAATGCAGGGCAGTCATATTCCATATGTAAAAAGGAAAACGAGACTCAATCAATTAGTAACCAGACAGCTGTAGTGGCTTCAGGGTCCCAGTCTGATAAtgactttcctcctcctcccccagttgcTGTGATGAAAACTAAGTGTTGTCCACCCACGACACAAGCAAGAGAAGCTGCCCCTTCCCAACCAAGCAAAAAAGATGAAGCCCTGGGATGTTCTGCACCCATGCACAACGCTCTCCCTAAGACTCTCACTCCCACCTCCACCAAAGCCAATGATCAGAGGCCTTCAGAGAAACCAGCGATTCCCCCCAAACCGGAAATTACTGCCCCACCAAGGAGGAAACCCATTCCACCTCCAAAACCTGAGCGCTTCCTGCAGGAGGCACCTTCACACCCTGCTAGCAACAGTAAAGGGAGGTTGACAAAGCTAGtcccacccccactgcctcctAAACCTCCAGGCCTGAGCGAGCTAAGCAGAGCAAAAACCCCACCCATGAATCAGGCAAAGGACTCGTGTTCTGCTGATGCCTCAGCACAGGCGGGATGTGGGGACTGTCACTCAAAGGGCTGTACTCCTCAATCACCAGTGGCCAATGCTGTTACAGTAAAGAACTCTGAGAAGAAAGCACCGAAAGACATAATCAAAACACCTCTTCAGATAGCAGAGGAAAGGTACAAGGCAATCAAGGAAGAACAGGGCAGGCAAGAGTCAGTAGACTCTAAGACGTCAAAGCCACTTAAAAATAGAGTGACTGGCTCTGAAACAGAACAGGTGATGACCAAAGAGAAGGCAGCAGCTCCAAGGAACTGCTGTCCAGCTGAGGAAATTCAGGGACACAGACTTTCATCTGGCCAAGAGAACAGCTGCACATTAACATCAAAACAAGAATGGCTGGATGGATATCAGACAGGTCTTACTAACCCTGAGAGTGAGAATAAGCCAAGTACCTCTCCTAAGAATCAAGCTACCCTTCTGAGACAAGGATCTGCCCCAGCACTAAATGCCTCACCTAAGACAGAAAGTGCAAGCATGTCTAGTACCAATGGGCCATGGGATAATCAGAGCACCACCCAGAAAACAAATCAGAGAAGACAAGAAGAGCCTTCAGCATCTTCCCATCAGCATTCCAGGGACCTTTttaaggagcagcagcaggtgaaCAGCAGACAAGGGGGACATCTTGAAATGAAGAGGGAGCAGCTTGCACAGAAGCCAGTGGTGGTCATGCGAGAAAAGGCCTGCAGAGAAACGGAGGATGAACGTCGCAAGAGACTGTCTTTCCACAAGGAGGAGATCATGAAGGGCAGCGTCAAGGAGGCTATGGAGATCTTTGAGAACCTGCGGAGGCAGGAGGAGCTGCAAGAGATCCTGACCCGAGTGAAAGAGTTTGAGGAGGAGACATTTAAGGTGGACGTGAAAGCCCTAAAGAGCTTCTTTGAGAATGTCCCAGAATGGGTGGTGCATCAGAAGCCTCACCAAGTGACGCAGCAGCACAAGGCCGAAAAGACCGAGCAAATGGCGAAGGAAGACTCTGACAGCGTCTCCTCTGTGGAGCTGGCTTTTGAAGACCTGGAGAGGGCAAGTGCTGAGATCATCCACCTGAAGGAGCAGACGCTAGCTAGGTTGCTGGACATTGAGGAGGCCATTAGGAAAGCTCTCTATTCCGTCTCTAATCTAAAGTCAGAATCAGACATAGCTGGGCTCTCTGGGCTCTTCAAGGAGTCGCTGGGGAATGCCCAGAGCCCTACAACCAGCAACAATATCCGCAAGATCAGCATCGTGTCTAGCAAAGCCAAGCAAGAGAAAGCAGCACAAGGGACGCTGAATGCCGCATCTGTGGGAAGTGCAAATGAGTCAGAAAAGACGGAGATGCCCAAAGGAGAGTTAGAGGTCCCCTGCATCATTCAGCAGCGCGTAAATTCTCCATCATCTCCTTCCTATATCTCCATTGAGTCTGCTGCCAGAAAGCCTGCGGAATCACCCAGGATGGCATATTCCCCCTGGGATGCCCCCTTACCAGATTATCCCAACATGCCAGGAAAAGGGGACACATTCACTCAGGACATCTTTAACTCATTAACTCGCAAATCAGTGGGGTCCGGTGGATGCAATCCAGCTCCCTTGGAGAATGAACACGAGCCCATCCAGATGAAGATAGGATCAAACTCAATTAGGCAACACCATCTCAGCAATGAGCGTCATCTCAGTGGCAACAGTGACAAGGAGACGTGTGCACCGGACTCATCCAAAGGCAGCTGCCATGGTGCAATCAAAGGAGGCTTTTCTGACTACAAAGCTCCCCTGAACATCTCTAGCCCACAGAATCCAAGGAGGCAGAAAAGCATATTAGAACTGCAGACCGGTCCAGATGGATCCAAGCTTTACGGAGCCACCAGAACTGTGACTGAGCAGTACGAGGAGGTGGATGAGTTTGGAAACAAGATCATCACTTCATCCACCACTGTCACCAAGCAAGCAGAGACCCAAACCTCCTCTACGTGCAATGTGGTCTCTCCTCCCCGGTATGAGATAACCGCCTCACCCCTCCTTCGGAGGTACCTAAACAGCCCAGGTGAAGATTTCCACTCCAATGGCAGCTTCCAGGAAACAGGGGTGGTCTTTGTCACTTTTGGCAACTCCAAGCCAAAGAAATAG